In Oryza brachyantha chromosome 1, ObraRS2, whole genome shotgun sequence, the following are encoded in one genomic region:
- the LOC102712691 gene encoding MADS-box transcription factor 51 — MARRGRVQLRRIEDKASRQVRFSKRRAGLFKKAFELALLCDAEVALLVFSPAGKLYEYSSSSIEGTYDRYQQFAGSRRDLNEGASTNNDENAGIQSRLREITSWSVQNNADESDANQLEKLEKLLTNALRDTKSKKMLAKQNGEGSRSGTNSSGSRGQEEGSA; from the exons ATGGCGCGGAGGGGGAGGGTGCAGCTGCGGCGGATCGAGGACAAGGCGAGCCGGCAGGTGCGGTTCTCGAAGCGGAGGGCGGGGCTGTTCAAGAAGGCGTTCGAGCTCGCGCTGCTCTGCGACGCGGAGGTCGCGCTGCTCGTCTTCTCCCCCGCCGGGAAGCTCTACGAGTACTCCTCCTCCAG cattgaaGGTACATACGACCGCTATCAGCAATTCGCTGGGTCCAGGAGGGATCTGAATGAAGGTGCAAGCACCAATAAT GATGAAAATGCAGGTATTCAGTCCAGGCTTAGGGAGATAACTTCCTG GTCTGTTCAAAACAATGCTGACGAGTCGGATGCTAATCAGCTAGAGAAACTGGAGAAACTCCTGACAAATGCTTTAAGGGATACGAAATCCAAGAAG ATGTTGGCAAAACAAAATGGTGAAGGGAGCAGAAGCGGCACAAACTCCAGCGGTTCTAGGGGGCAGGAGGAAGGAAGTGCATGA
- the LOC102707917 gene encoding uncharacterized protein LOC102707917: MAPAASTDWGPIIVAVILFVVLSPGLLFQLPARARVVELGNMATSAIAILVHAVIFFCLLTIFVVAIGVHVYAA, encoded by the coding sequence atggcgccggcggcgagcacggaCTGGGGGCCCATCATCGTGGCGGTGATCCTGTTCGTGGTGCTGTCGCCGGGGCTGCTGTTCCAGCtgccggcgagggcgagggtgGTGGAGCTGGGCAACATGGCGAccagcgccatcgccatcctcGTCCACGCCGTCATCTTCTTCTGCCTCCTCACCAtcttcgtcgtcgccatcggcGTCCATGTATACGCTGCTTGA
- the LOC102707633 gene encoding uncharacterized protein LOC102707633: MVSTVYREAAMAGSGGGGDGEHYSRLIRELCALLVAVIDTSPSAAAAPSSQRRATGPGSPGVSPAAAASMLLGASMALMLCGSVTFAIGFLLMPWVAGVALLFGLAAAVSALSAGVFGKSAAAARGRASSPPATYASDKPLVA, encoded by the coding sequence ATGGTCTCCACGGTGTAcagggaggcggcgatggcggggtccggcggcggcggggacggggagCACTACTCGCGGCTGATACGGGAGCTGTGCGcgctgctcgtcgccgtcatcgatacctccccctccgccgccgcggcgccgtcgtcgcagcGTCGGGCGACGGGGCCAGGGTCTCCGGGGGTgtcccccgcggcggcggcgtcgatgcTGCTGGGCGCGTCGATGGCGCTGATGCTGTGCGGGTCCGTGACGTTCGCCATCGGGTTCCTCCTCATGCCCTGGGTCGCTGGCGTCGCGCTGCTgttcggcctcgccgccgccgtctccgccctCTCCGCCGGGGTCTTCGGCaagtcggccgccgccgcgcgtggTCGCGCCTCTTCTCCTCCGGCGACCTATGCATCGGATAAACCACTAGTAGCTTAG